A stretch of DNA from Malus sylvestris chromosome 9, drMalSylv7.2, whole genome shotgun sequence:
CTTTCTAGTGCAATTCTATATACGTAGCTTATGGCACAGGGATTGGATAAAATTAGTATAAGATAAAATTTGATTAACCGAGTGCTGAGTGGGCACTGCAAAATCAACCCGCCGAAAGCAAATCTTCCTCACGTACGAAGGGAATGCAGCTGCCCATCAGCGCTCAAATCTTCCTCCCGAAGGGAATGCAGCTGCCCATCAGTGCTCGGGCTAGCTTCGTGTTTACTATCACTAGTCTTTCGCTTAAGCATGTGCTTTATCTCTGCTTCTTTCTTATCTACAAAGACCATAAGATCCTTGAAAATAGTTGACCAGAGTGAGCGTCGAGATCTCGTGTTGGTAGGCCCAATCTCCTCAACGTCCGCTTCCACAGGCTCGGGGGTAAATCTGCGGTATTGACAAAGGATCCTACAGAAGAACACCGCAAGAGCAAGGAAGCATGCAATACCGCAGATAAGAAACAGGCCCCAAAAGCTTGTTAGAGATAGCTGGTCTCCATCAACTTCATTGAGTTGAGTAGGGCACTCGTTATGCGTAAGCCACTTATTATGGATCCTTTGTAGATCACCATTCTCTGAGAGTTGAAGAATCGCAGTCGACAAGTCAACAGCAAGAGGAGAATCCTTTTGGAAGGCCTGAGACAAGGAAACTAAATATGAGAGTACAAAACAATATTGTGGCTGTCTTGTGAATTCCTAACTGACAAATGCATcattcaataaaattaaaaactgaaacactaagggcctgtttggtatcatattcaaaaaatttcatcatTACGCAAAACACTTCTTAAAAACATGTCTTaagaacaattttctttaaaattcaaaaacttgtttggtatgaaaTTCACAattgtttttaaagaaaaaaaaaactcatcctATGGTGTGAATTTCTAAAttcaaagagagaaaaatgagagagggtagagaggaaaaggagagagaagaaaagaaagggaagaGAAAGAAATAGGAGAGTGGATcggaggagagaaagagagagagagagaaatatgagAGGATCGAAGGAGAGAAAAATATGAGGAGTGAGAGAAATGATAGAGATAAAAGATAAGGGATTAGGTGTGAGAGAAAatggaagagagaaagagtgatCTTTAAagttaaaaactctaaaaacccacttttggtgtttttaagAAATAGGCTAATTCTTAAGTTAATTTTGAGTCCAATTTTTGAAAAGagtcataccaaacaagtttttaacagttaaaacttgaaaactgttttttaatttaaaaagttagattcaaatagaataccaaacaagccctGAATTTTTAACGATAATGTTATTTGTTCCTGTATAAGGCATccataagaaaataaataaaggcaGTGTGGTTGAAGATCAGCATTTCATGGTCAGAGTATTCATTTTCTCAAATCTAAATGTATAAATACTTACGAATCCCCATCCGCTTTTGCTAAACTCCTGCCCTACTGTCCTGAATGCGCATTTGGTGCTGGACATAAACAACTCAATGTAAGGACGCTCATCAACGATGGCAGCTACCCCACCACGTCTTGGTCCATCCGTAAGGGCTTTAATATAGGCTTCCGTGTCTTCCAACTTAACCAGTCTAGATTCCGCTATGTTCATCTCATCAACCAAATACCTCCAAACGAATGACCCGTCTTGAACTCCGATTGGATCATTACTTGATATCAAGCTGTCAATCCCTTCAATCCGTGACGTCAGCTGTTGCACCGTGAGAATTGAAGTCATACTAGCCGTGTAGCTGGAAGTGATAATTAGCACTACAAATAACCATATAATCAGCACCAGCCGTCCCAGGGTGCTCACAGTGTTCTCTCCTGCACCAAGTCCAAGTCGCAAAGGATGTTAGTAGTTAATATTACGAGTTGCATTCACGAGATAAAGGAAGATTAAGCATGAAGTACATACTGTGTGAGAAAAACATTGTGGAGAAACTAAACCTGCAAATCAAAAGCGGTATCAGTAAAAGTACTCGTATAGGCACTTATAATGGCCATAATGATGTAAAACATACTAACCAAAAAATGGTCATGAGCTGTTGGCTCGGTGGACCACGGAACTCATGATTGATCCGGTGCTCAAGAATCCAAACAACAGCTCCCACAAAAAGGAAGAAGGCACCGGTGACCAACCACATCTGATAAGTAAATGGCTTGAGGAAAGCCCAAGGGTTTGATTTTGCCTCTTTGACAGGAACAACTACAACAAGTCCCGATTCCATGTAAGGCTGTGTAAAATCAACTATTCTTGTCCTATTAGTAGTAATTGCAACATCTCCAACAGCTGCATCAAAtttctgaaaaagaaaaaggaaatgagCAAATCAAAGTTCTGATTAGACAAAACTGTATATAAAGGTGATTCTGTTAACCAAGATACTCACATTTTGCTCAACCTCGGCTACAAGACTGCTGTCCTCAGGATTCCTCTTACCATCTCCATACAACGTATACGTATGTGGCACAGCATACTGCAACAATTTTACAGCAGCTTCAAAGACATCAATACAGTATCCTCTGACCCCTAGAGGGCTCTTGTCTTTAGCCACAAAATCTTTGTAACTTACTCGATAAGGCACTCCAATATTCAGTGGCCTGCCATTGTTGGGAAGTACCCATCCCCGAGGTTTATCTTTAACTTCACCAGGCCATACAACGCTATAAAGTTGAGCAGTCGTATTCCTATTGAATGGCTTCTTATATAATATCTCTGGAGCAATGACCGAGAGACCAGTAGAATTTGACCAATAGCCAACTCTACGGGAACCAGTTCCTCCAATATTCAGAATGTCATATGCTGGACGAACTAGATATTTATCTTGATCAAACTCAATCTGACCACTTATACCTGTGAAGTTCATCTTAAGAATCGTCTGTAGATATTTTTGGCCTCCATCAAAAATACGGAGTGATGTTAAATGCAGTGTGCTTTGATCTGTGTCTTTCAACCTTCGGTCATTAGAGAAAGATACATTCCCACCTTCGTTGAAGAAAACATCAAGAGCACGGGCTGCTAGCCAAATAGAGTCGTATGCATAGAGCGCATAAGAATTGAAGCTCGGACTCCCGTCATGTTGCAATTTGCTCCATCTGGACATAAAGCGCTTTTTCAGATCAGTATCTGGGGTATGATGACGAAGAGCAACAACCCCTTGTAAGTGATTCATTGTGTCATCAGGGCCAGGGGGATTTAGTGAATCTAAATGAGAAGGAAGCCAATCCGTCGCAATCCAGACATAGCCACTGGTCATCATTCCAAGTGCATTGGCAATGGAAAAAATAGTTAAACCGGTGTCGGGATTAACATGTACAAAATAAACCCGAGATTCCATGAGGTTCACTCTCACCAACAATTCTTTGAGATCGCTTTCGGGGGCTCCAGGAGAGAAGGCAGCCTTGAATGAGATCTTAGAACGCTTCACCGCCAAGGCATCGCCTAGTATAGAAATCCCATTTCTGCCACAATCATCATCTACAAAGATTGCTATTACTTCTCTCCATCCAAAATACTCAACTAAATCAGCAACTGCATACATTTGGAAATAGTCACTCTGTGTGGTTCGGACAAAATATGGGTACTGGAGAGCAGCAAGGGAGGGGTCTGTTGCTCCAAATGATAGAAGTGGTACATGGAGCTCATTAACAACATGGGATATGACATGAGCTATTCCGGAGGATTGTGGGCCGACTGCAGCAACCACGTCCTTGTCGATCAGCTCCATAGCTGCAACGAGAAAGACATCactttaatttgtagttttaagAGAGAGCGAGGCATGGATaacaataatatttataaatttatccGTTCTGACACAAGGACTGTAGGACATGGTAATGCCAACAAAATTCGAAATAGAGTGCTCAAGCAGGAAGAATCATACAAAACAACCAATTTACAGATCATAATGCAAATACATAGAACCAAGGACTAATATTTCGAGACTCTGATCATCTAGCATTGTTAGCAATAATAGTACTGGCTTAGAGCttttagaaggaaaaaaaaaatcaaaacaccagtaagaaacaaaatgtgCAAACAAGAAcattttgataaatgaaatcaGTAGCAGCTTGCTCTAAAAGCTGGTTTCTTATTTAGTAGGCTCTTGTTTTTCCACTCCCCAAAACTGAAGGAAACTGCaacattactttagtctaaagaaggAGGAGAAATTGCTTAAAGTCTTCATGTGCACAGTTTCCATATAACAGTTTATTTGCATGACGTGAGAGGGAAGTCAGAATTGACAGTCTTCATTTGCAGTTTATTTGATTATTACGTGGTATCTTTCAATTGCTTATACTATTACAAATAGGGAAGTCTTGCTTTCCTTAACATCATATTCCACGGTGCTTTTTCTGAACAATTCTTGCTTTGTATTCCACTCATTTacctttggagcaagtggaacttttctttcaaaaataaaagaaagccGAATGGTGGAGAAGTTGGTGGGGCCAACTGTTGCAagttgtttgaaaaaaaaaatggaaaagaagaGAGCACTTGCCTTTGTGGCTTTGAAAAGTGTGTGTGTTTTGTCGACTCGCTCTTGGAGCACTTGCCTGGTGCCTTCTCATTGAGTATTGGAGCATTAAAACACAGGTGTGTGTGTTTTGTCGACGTAATTGATGGTGTTCATGTTACACTGTGATTTATGATGATGATTTAATTGTTTCTCGATTTGTAATTGTTGGCGAATAATGTGGCATATATGAATTGCAAATCTGTGTTTGTACGAATGGTTCAAGAGAGACGGGactagaaaaaggaaaacaagaaaGCAAGCATCTGGAATGCA
This window harbors:
- the LOC126583324 gene encoding glutamate receptor 3.4-like isoform X6, whose protein sequence is MLQYSMRRHQASAPRASRQNTHTFQSHKAMELIDKDVVAAVGPQSSGIAHVISHVVNELHVPLLSFGATDPSLAALQYPYFVRTTQSDYFQMYAVADLVEYFGWREVIAIFVDDDCGRNGISILGDALAVKRSKISFKAAFSPGAPESDLKELLVRVNLMESRVYFVHVNPDTGLTIFSIANALGMMTSGYVWIATDWLPSHLDSLNPPGPDDTMNHLQGVVALRHHTPDTDLKKRFMSRWSKLQHDGSPSFNSYALYAYDSIWLAARALDVFFNEGGNVSFSNDRRLKDTDQSTLHLTSLRIFDGGQKYLQTILKMNFTGISGQIEFDQDKYLVRPAYDILNIGGTGSRRVGYWSNSTGLSVIAPEILYKKPFNRNTTAQLYSVVWPGEVKDKPRGWVLPNNGRPLNIGVPYRVSYKDFVAKDKSPLGVRGYCIDVFEAAVKLLQYAVPHTYTLYGDGKRNPEDSSLVAEVEQNKFDAAVGDVAITTNRTRIVDFTQPYMESGLVVVVPVKEAKSNPWAFLKPFTYQMWLVTGAFFLFVGAVVWILEHRINHEFRGPPSQQLMTIFWFSFSTMFFSHRENTVSTLGRLVLIIWLFVVLIITSSYTASMTSILTVQQLTSRIEGIDSLISSNDPIGVQDGSFVWRYLVDEMNIAESRLVKLEDTEAYIKALTDGPRRGGVAAIVDERPYIELFMSSTKCAFRTVGQEFSKSGWGFAFQKDSPLAVDLSTAILQLSENGDLQRIHNKWLTHNECPTQLNEVDGDQLSLTSFWGLFLICGIACFLALAVFFCRILCQYRRFTPEPVEADVEEIGPTNTRSRRSLWSTIFKDLMVFVDKKEAEIKHMLKRKTSDSKHEASPSTDGQLHSLREEDLSADGQLHSLRT
- the LOC126583324 gene encoding glutamate receptor 3.4-like isoform X3, producing MEVLLMNRPTDHVCKVRTLLALILCMWVSMQVMAGTENATHLSARPSSLNIGALFTFNSTIGRAAKPAILAAIDDVNSDHSILRGTKLNLSLLDTNCSGFLGTVEAMELIDKDVVAAVGPQSSGIAHVISHVVNELHVPLLSFGATDPSLAALQYPYFVRTTQSDYFQMYAVADLVEYFGWREVIAIFVDDDCGRNGISILGDALAVKRSKISFKAAFSPGAPESDLKELLVRVNLMESRVYFVHVNPDTGLTIFSIANALGMMTSGYVWIATDWLPSHLDSLNPPGPDDTMNHLQGVVALRHHTPDTDLKKRFMSRWSKLQHDGSPSFNSYALYAYDSIWLAARALDVFFNEGGNVSFSNDRRLKDTDQSTLHLTSLRIFDGGQKYLQTILKMNFTGISGQIEFDQDKYLVRPAYDILNIGGTGSRRVGYWSNSTGLSVIAPEILYKKPFNRNTTAQLYSVVWPGEVKDKPRGWVLPNNGRPLNIGVPYRVSYKDFVAKDKSPLGVRGYCIDVFEAAVKLLQYAVPHTYTLYGDGKRNPEDSSLVAEVEQNKFDAAVGDVAITTNRTRIVDFTQPYMESGLVVVVPVKEAKSNPWAFLKPFTYQMWLVTGAFFLFVGAVVWILEHRINHEFRGPPSQQLMTIFWFSFSTMFFSHRENTVSTLGRLVLIIWLFVVLIITSSYTASMTSILTVQQLTSRIEGIDSLISSNDPIGVQDGSFVWRYLVDEMNIAESRLVKLEDTEAYIKALTDGPRRGGVAAIVDERPYIELFMSSTKCAFRTVGQEFSKSGWGFAFQKDSPLAVDLSTAILQLSENGDLQRIHNKWLTHNECPTQLNEVDGDQLSLTSFWGLFLICGIACFLALAVFFCRILCQYRRFTPEPVEADVEEIGPTNTRSRRSLWSTIFKDLMVFVDKKEAEIKHMLKRKTSDSKHEASPSTDGQLHSLREEDLSADGQLHSLRT
- the LOC126583324 gene encoding glutamate receptor 3.4-like isoform X1, with translation MKVLLMNRPTDHVCKTRTLLALILCRWVSMQVMAGTENATHLSARPSSLNIGALFTFNSTIGRAAKPAILAAIDDVNSDHSILRGTKLNLSLLDTNCSGFLGTVEAMELIDKDVVAAVGPQSSGIAHVISHVVNELHVPLLSFGATDPSLAALQYPYFVRTTQSDYFQMYAVADLVEYFGWREVIAIFVDDDCGRNGISILGDALAVKRSKISFKAAFSPGAPESDLKELLVRVNLMESRVYFVHVNPDTGLTIFSIANALGMMTSGYVWIATDWLPSHLDSLNPPGPDDTMNHLQGVVALRHHTPDTDLKKRFMSRWSKLQHDGSPSFNSYALYAYDSIWLAARALDVFFNEGGNVSFSNDRRLKDTDQSTLHLTSLRIFDGGQKYLQTILKMNFTGISGQIEFDQDKYLVRPAYDILNIGGTGSRRVGYWSNSTGLSVIAPEILYKKPFNRNTTAQLYSVVWPGEVKDKPRGWVLPNNGRPLNIGVPYRVSYKDFVAKDKSPLGVRGYCIDVFEAAVKLLQYAVPHTYTLYGDGKRNPEDSSLVAEVEQNKFDAAVGDVAITTNRTRIVDFTQPYMESGLVVVVPVKEAKSNPWAFLKPFTYQMWLVTGAFFLFVGAVVWILEHRINHEFRGPPSQQLMTIFWFSFSTMFFSHRENTVSTLGRLVLIIWLFVVLIITSSYTASMTSILTVQQLTSRIEGIDSLISSNDPIGVQDGSFVWRYLVDEMNIAESRLVKLEDTEAYIKALTDGPRRGGVAAIVDERPYIELFMSSTKCAFRTVGQEFSKSGWGFAFQKDSPLAVDLSTAILQLSENGDLQRIHNKWLTHNECPTQLNEVDGDQLSLTSFWGLFLICGIACFLALAVFFCRILCQYRRFTPEPVEADVEEIGPTNTRSRRSLWSTIFKDLMVFVDKKEAEIKHMLKRKTSDSKHEASPSTDGQLHSLREEDLSADGQLHSLRT
- the LOC126583324 gene encoding glutamate receptor 3.4-like isoform X7, which encodes MELIDKDVVAAVGPQSSGIAHVISHVVNELHVPLLSFGATDPSLAALQYPYFVRTTQSDYFQMYAVADLVEYFGWREVIAIFVDDDCGRNGISILGDALAVKRSKISFKAAFSPGAPESDLKELLVRVNLMESRVYFVHVNPDTGLTIFSIANALGMMTSGYVWIATDWLPSHLDSLNPPGPDDTMNHLQGVVALRHHTPDTDLKKRFMSRWSKLQHDGSPSFNSYALYAYDSIWLAARALDVFFNEGGNVSFSNDRRLKDTDQSTLHLTSLRIFDGGQKYLQTILKMNFTGISGQIEFDQDKYLVRPAYDILNIGGTGSRRVGYWSNSTGLSVIAPEILYKKPFNRNTTAQLYSVVWPGEVKDKPRGWVLPNNGRPLNIGVPYRVSYKDFVAKDKSPLGVRGYCIDVFEAAVKLLQYAVPHTYTLYGDGKRNPEDSSLVAEVEQNKFDAAVGDVAITTNRTRIVDFTQPYMESGLVVVVPVKEAKSNPWAFLKPFTYQMWLVTGAFFLFVGAVVWILEHRINHEFRGPPSQQLMTIFWFSFSTMFFSHRENTVSTLGRLVLIIWLFVVLIITSSYTASMTSILTVQQLTSRIEGIDSLISSNDPIGVQDGSFVWRYLVDEMNIAESRLVKLEDTEAYIKALTDGPRRGGVAAIVDERPYIELFMSSTKCAFRTVGQEFSKSGWGFAFQKDSPLAVDLSTAILQLSENGDLQRIHNKWLTHNECPTQLNEVDGDQLSLTSFWGLFLICGIACFLALAVFFCRILCQYRRFTPEPVEADVEEIGPTNTRSRRSLWSTIFKDLMVFVDKKEAEIKHMLKRKTSDSKHEASPSTDGQLHSLREEDLSADGQLHSLRT